In Lewinellaceae bacterium, a single window of DNA contains:
- the araA gene encoding L-arabinose isomerase: MIKLKQYEAWFIAGSQHLYGEETLQQVKAHSKEIAAALSQSKHIPVKVKFKALLTTPDEIANFIRKANNSDRCIGLIAWMHTFSPAKMWINGLKILHQPMLHFHTQYNRDIPWGEIDMDFMNLNQSAHGGREFGFINSRMGINRKVVVGHWQDDEPLSRIGAWTRVAAAWKDMQGMKVARFGDNMREVAVTEGNKVSAQIQFGFSVNGYGLGDLAEKVKAVSDKAVGQLVEAYQEEYKVAKPLRKGGKKHASLQEAARIEAGLRAFLEEGGFTAFTDTFENLHGLAQLPGLAVQRLMADGYGFGAEGDWKTAALVRAMKVMGAGLPGGNSFMEDYTYHFHPKRMQVLGAHMLEICPSIAAGQPSCEIHPLGIGGKADPVRLVFDSPAGPALNASLIDMGNRFRLLANTVDAVEPEQDLTKLPVARVLWDAHPNLKTAAAAWILAGGAHHTCYSQSLTSEYLEDFADMAGIEYALIDEDTKLRDFRNELRWNEMYYR; encoded by the coding sequence ATGATCAAACTAAAACAATACGAAGCCTGGTTCATCGCCGGCAGCCAACACCTGTATGGGGAAGAAACGCTCCAGCAGGTCAAGGCGCATTCTAAGGAGATAGCCGCTGCCCTCAGCCAGTCCAAACACATTCCGGTTAAGGTGAAGTTCAAAGCCTTGCTGACCACCCCGGATGAAATTGCAAACTTCATCCGAAAGGCCAACAACTCCGACAGATGCATTGGCCTGATCGCCTGGATGCATACTTTTTCTCCGGCTAAGATGTGGATCAACGGCTTGAAGATCCTCCACCAGCCGATGCTGCATTTTCATACTCAATACAACCGGGATATCCCCTGGGGTGAGATCGACATGGACTTTATGAACCTCAACCAGTCGGCCCACGGCGGCCGGGAATTCGGCTTCATCAACAGCCGAATGGGCATCAACCGCAAGGTAGTGGTAGGGCACTGGCAGGATGACGAACCGCTGTCCAGGATTGGGGCGTGGACGCGGGTGGCCGCCGCCTGGAAGGACATGCAGGGCATGAAAGTGGCTCGTTTTGGCGATAACATGCGGGAAGTGGCCGTCACTGAAGGGAATAAGGTATCGGCCCAAATCCAGTTCGGCTTCTCGGTCAATGGTTATGGCCTGGGCGACCTGGCGGAAAAAGTGAAAGCCGTTTCGGATAAAGCCGTCGGCCAACTGGTGGAAGCTTATCAAGAGGAATACAAAGTGGCTAAACCGCTCCGGAAAGGCGGGAAAAAGCACGCTTCTCTTCAGGAGGCCGCCAGGATCGAGGCTGGCCTGCGCGCTTTCCTGGAAGAGGGAGGTTTTACTGCCTTTACCGATACGTTCGAAAACCTGCACGGCCTGGCTCAGCTGCCGGGGCTGGCCGTTCAACGCCTGATGGCCGACGGCTACGGCTTCGGAGCCGAAGGCGACTGGAAAACGGCCGCCCTGGTGCGGGCCATGAAGGTGATGGGCGCCGGGTTGCCGGGCGGCAACTCCTTTATGGAAGATTATACCTACCACTTCCACCCCAAACGGATGCAGGTGCTGGGCGCGCACATGCTGGAGATTTGCCCCTCCATAGCTGCCGGCCAGCCTTCCTGCGAAATCCACCCCCTGGGTATCGGCGGCAAGGCCGACCCGGTGCGGCTGGTTTTCGATTCCCCGGCGGGCCCGGCCCTCAATGCCTCCCTCATCGATATGGGCAACCGCTTCCGCCTGCTGGCCAACACCGTCGATGCGGTGGAGCCCGAACAGGACTTGACCAAGTTGCCGGTGGCCCGGGTGCTTTGGGATGCTCACCCCAACCTGAAAACCGCCGCCGCCGCCTGGATACTGGCCGGAGGGGCCCATCACACTTGCTACAGCCAGTCGCTCACCTCCGAGTACCTGGAGGATTTTGCCGATATGGCTGGCATCGAGTATGCGCTGATCGATGAGGATACCAAACTGCGCGATTTCAGGAATGAGTTGCGCTGGAATGAGATGTATTATCGGTAG
- a CDS encoding galactose mutarotase produces MRSNTYLFLFSMLCFGAGCSGGSSGEEKVPEAALTMEVKDFGQAEEGPAKLYTLQNKNGMQVEITNYGGIITRLMAPDKDGQLADVALGFDKLEDYQNDHPYFGAIIGRYGNRIANGKFTLDGQEYTLATNNGPNALHGGPMGFHKHLWQAKEVEREGYVGLELNRVSPDREEGYPGNLNATVRYLLNDQNELLIEYEATTDKPTVVNLTNHSYFNLKGAGKGDILGHELMIGASKFTPVDSTLIPTGELRPVDGTPFDFRTPTPIGERVNAENEQIRYGGGYDHNYVLGREGAGLQLAATVHEPTTGRFMEVLTTEPGIQFYCGNFLDGSNIGKGGVPYDYRTGFCLETQHYPDSPNQADFPSTVLQPGEKYEAKTVYRFSVRQ; encoded by the coding sequence ATGAGGTCAAATACTTACCTGTTTCTTTTTTCCATGCTTTGTTTTGGCGCCGGTTGCAGCGGTGGGAGTTCCGGGGAAGAGAAAGTGCCGGAAGCTGCCTTAACCATGGAGGTAAAAGATTTCGGCCAGGCCGAAGAGGGTCCCGCAAAACTGTACACCCTCCAAAACAAAAACGGCATGCAGGTGGAGATCACCAACTACGGCGGGATCATCACCCGCCTGATGGCGCCGGACAAGGACGGGCAGTTGGCCGATGTAGCGCTGGGCTTCGACAAACTGGAGGATTATCAAAACGACCACCCCTATTTCGGCGCCATCATCGGGCGTTATGGCAACCGCATTGCCAACGGAAAGTTCACATTGGATGGGCAGGAATACACCCTGGCAACCAATAACGGGCCCAACGCCCTGCACGGTGGGCCGATGGGCTTTCACAAACACCTCTGGCAGGCCAAAGAGGTCGAACGGGAGGGCTACGTTGGCCTGGAACTGAACCGGGTGAGCCCGGATAGGGAAGAAGGCTACCCCGGCAACCTGAACGCCACTGTTCGCTATCTGCTCAACGACCAGAACGAATTGCTGATCGAATACGAAGCCACAACCGACAAGCCCACCGTCGTCAACCTGACCAACCATTCCTATTTCAACCTGAAAGGCGCCGGCAAGGGAGACATCCTCGGGCACGAACTGATGATCGGCGCCAGTAAGTTTACCCCGGTGGACAGCACTCTGATACCTACCGGCGAGCTGCGGCCAGTGGACGGCACTCCCTTCGATTTCCGGACGCCCACCCCCATCGGCGAGCGGGTAAATGCCGAAAACGAACAAATCCGGTATGGCGGTGGGTACGACCACAATTACGTGCTCGGCCGCGAAGGGGCGGGGTTGCAACTGGCGGCTACCGTTCACGAACCCACTACCGGCCGGTTCATGGAAGTGCTGACCACCGAACCCGGAATACAGTTCTATTGCGGCAATTTCCTGGATGGGAGCAACATCGGAAAGGGCGGCGTTCCTTATGACTACCGCACGGGCTTTTGCCTGGAAACCCAGCACTACCCGGATTCTCCCAATCAGGCGGATTTTCCGTCGACGGTGTTGCAGCCGGGGGAAAAGTATGAGGCGAAGACGGTTTACCGGTTTTCGGTGAGGCAGTAG
- a CDS encoding response regulator, giving the protein MPIAVAFLVLLLCAPWLAQPQGASTLLSVNEGLSQGLVSEIIQSRDGFLWIATKDGLNRYDGYRFEVFSPDPFDPFAIAASEILDIFEDSRGWIWVRFPGKLDIYDRDSGRFFHLAGRLIPRLSGWEDVFSLGETADGAVWFTNKGKVWKIEVPPGVLEKAAEAGNAFPKLSCQAVGAALPASAPDSALEFSSLFFTRKKALLASSARGLFRASNGAGQLQPEAFPGMPAQVLGEDEKGQVWVRVEPPAAGKAPGKNERQSRQEAEPGLWVWKGPSAAPRRVGGLPPPLDHSQFDQDGYLWGIQGKTLYKWRPEVFAAGGKPEYEWASGDPAIQNPIIDFRCLAFDRSGIAWVGTNGLGVLKINPEKPKFNSYLPGISQYYLIEGPQGAIFTQTGGYKMYASRNFNRSEPNPWYVNLPEKWKDMQPTFDAAGNCWGNPEKDVLVRIDAQTKAVKQFQWPGMGQLLFAKNGKLLRFGEEGLSQFDPLTEQKKDFPFSQPQKTAPDSRFFRNLYEGSEGVVWVFGIQGLIQATPSGGGYRYEYFKNDPSDRSSLSYDIVLSVAEDPLEPGRYLWVGTKSGGLNRLGRQTGQFKHYKREQGLPDNVIYGILPDDSGHIWLSTNKGLCRFHVREETVKNFTFADGLQDNEFNSTSYLKMKDGTLIFGGVRGLTVFHPDSLRFNEHVPQTHIVGLKVNNQPIAGFTRFGGPKPFQQAKAKIVFSYSENLITFEFAALEFTNPARNRYRYQLIRHRTLGNGSGEKWVELGPENSVQFAGLQPGSYTFRVLGSNNDPDGRQGWSEQPAELSFVIRPPWWATWWAYLSYAIAVILALIAIRNYELRRKLAATEARRLRELDDFKNRFFTNITHEFRTPLTVVLGTAEQVEPAVDEKLKPKLRLIRRNGQNLLRLINQILDLAKLESNTLKINYVQGDILPFLRYITESLHSFANAQNVMLRVKSDEASIVMDYDPERLLQIVYNLLSNAIKFTPSGGRVELRVTVITADGGRWTAPSAVITVADTGAGISSEDVPHIFDRFFQASNLEKAKAGGTGIGLALTKELVQAMGGEIIVESQVSKGTTFAVRLPITNNAQASSQAAWSRPAATEMPKAAPSVLPGRASAKEGRLSNHPTLQPSSHPTIQQSNNILIIEDNPDVVEYLAACLSSPLGGSREEAYTLDFAYNGRAGIEKALETVPDLIVSDVMMPEKDGFEVVETLKNDERTSHIPIVLLTAKADVESRIKGLRRGADAYLAKPFHEEELLATLNNLLELRRKLQAKYASVSDIKSQGQDAGPSADEELPYEMEGAFLQKAREVILEHLSDPRFSVDSLCRSLAMSQPQLHRKLTALTGKNATLFIRSVRLAKAKELLRAGTMTVSEVAYAVGFNDPKYFSRVFAEEFGVSPSKY; this is encoded by the coding sequence ATGCCGATAGCCGTTGCCTTCCTTGTTCTCCTGCTTTGTGCCCCCTGGCTCGCGCAGCCACAGGGCGCCTCTACCCTCCTTTCGGTCAACGAAGGGCTCTCCCAGGGCTTGGTCTCCGAAATAATCCAAAGCCGGGACGGTTTCCTGTGGATAGCTACCAAGGACGGGTTGAACCGCTACGACGGCTACCGTTTCGAAGTCTTCTCGCCCGACCCTTTCGATCCCTTCGCTATTGCCGCCAGTGAAATTCTCGACATTTTTGAAGACAGCCGGGGTTGGATTTGGGTGCGGTTTCCGGGAAAACTCGACATCTACGACCGGGATAGCGGGCGCTTTTTTCACCTGGCCGGACGGCTCATTCCGCGCCTCTCGGGATGGGAGGATGTGTTTTCGTTGGGCGAAACGGCCGACGGCGCCGTTTGGTTTACAAACAAAGGCAAGGTTTGGAAGATCGAAGTGCCGCCGGGCGTACTGGAAAAAGCGGCGGAGGCGGGCAATGCGTTCCCGAAACTGTCCTGCCAGGCCGTCGGGGCGGCCCTCCCGGCAAGCGCTCCGGATAGCGCGCTGGAATTCAGTTCCTTGTTTTTTACCAGGAAAAAAGCGCTGCTCGCCAGTTCCGCCCGGGGGCTTTTCCGGGCGAGCAACGGCGCCGGGCAACTGCAGCCCGAAGCGTTTCCCGGCATGCCGGCGCAGGTATTGGGAGAAGACGAAAAAGGGCAGGTTTGGGTCCGGGTTGAGCCGCCGGCCGCCGGTAAGGCGCCGGGCAAAAACGAACGGCAAAGCAGACAAGAAGCGGAACCCGGCTTATGGGTGTGGAAAGGCCCTTCAGCGGCGCCCCGGCGGGTAGGCGGCCTGCCCCCGCCATTGGATCACAGCCAGTTTGACCAGGACGGTTATTTATGGGGCATACAGGGGAAAACACTGTACAAATGGCGGCCGGAGGTTTTCGCTGCCGGCGGAAAACCCGAATACGAATGGGCCTCCGGAGACCCTGCCATCCAGAATCCCATTATCGATTTCCGGTGTTTGGCCTTCGACCGCTCCGGCATTGCGTGGGTGGGCACCAATGGGCTGGGGGTGCTGAAAATCAACCCGGAAAAACCCAAATTCAACAGTTACCTCCCCGGCATCTCCCAATACTACCTGATAGAAGGCCCTCAGGGCGCCATTTTCACCCAAACGGGCGGTTATAAAATGTACGCTTCCAGAAATTTCAATCGGAGCGAGCCAAACCCCTGGTATGTCAACCTGCCGGAGAAATGGAAGGACATGCAGCCAACATTCGACGCCGCCGGCAATTGCTGGGGAAATCCGGAAAAGGACGTCCTCGTCCGCATAGATGCGCAGACCAAGGCAGTTAAGCAGTTCCAGTGGCCAGGGATGGGGCAGCTACTGTTTGCTAAAAACGGCAAATTGCTCCGCTTCGGCGAAGAGGGTTTGTCCCAATTCGACCCGCTGACAGAGCAGAAAAAGGATTTCCCTTTTAGCCAGCCTCAAAAAACCGCTCCCGACAGCCGCTTCTTTAGAAACCTGTATGAAGGCTCGGAAGGCGTGGTGTGGGTCTTTGGAATCCAGGGGTTGATCCAAGCCACCCCAAGCGGCGGCGGGTACCGCTACGAGTACTTTAAAAACGACCCTTCCGACCGTTCCTCCCTGTCCTACGATATCGTGCTTTCCGTCGCCGAAGACCCGCTCGAACCCGGCCGTTACCTCTGGGTGGGCACCAAGAGTGGCGGGCTGAACCGCCTCGGCCGGCAAACAGGCCAATTCAAACATTACAAAAGGGAGCAAGGGCTGCCCGATAACGTGATCTACGGCATCCTGCCCGACGACAGCGGGCACATCTGGCTGAGCACCAACAAGGGCTTATGCCGTTTTCACGTGCGGGAAGAAACAGTTAAGAACTTCACCTTTGCCGACGGCCTGCAGGACAATGAGTTCAACAGCACCAGTTACCTGAAAATGAAGGACGGAACCCTGATCTTTGGCGGCGTCCGGGGGTTGACGGTGTTTCATCCGGACAGCCTCCGGTTCAATGAGCACGTGCCGCAGACGCACATCGTCGGCCTGAAGGTCAATAACCAACCGATCGCAGGTTTCACCCGGTTCGGCGGGCCGAAACCGTTTCAGCAGGCGAAGGCAAAAATCGTCTTCTCCTACAGCGAAAACCTAATCACCTTCGAATTTGCAGCGCTCGAATTCACCAATCCCGCCCGGAACCGCTACCGCTACCAGTTGATCCGCCACCGCACCCTCGGCAACGGCAGCGGGGAAAAATGGGTGGAGCTGGGCCCTGAAAACAGCGTACAGTTTGCCGGCCTGCAACCCGGCAGCTACACCTTCCGGGTACTGGGCAGCAACAACGATCCCGATGGCCGTCAGGGATGGAGCGAACAACCCGCTGAGCTTTCTTTCGTCATCCGCCCGCCCTGGTGGGCCACCTGGTGGGCCTACCTGTCCTATGCCATTGCCGTCATTTTGGCGTTAATCGCCATCAGAAATTATGAACTTCGCCGAAAACTGGCTGCTACCGAGGCCCGGCGCCTGCGGGAGCTGGACGATTTCAAAAACCGGTTTTTCACCAACATCACCCACGAGTTCCGCACTCCGCTCACGGTCGTCCTGGGAACAGCAGAGCAGGTAGAACCCGCTGTTGACGAGAAACTGAAACCGAAGCTCCGCCTGATCCGCCGCAACGGGCAAAACCTCCTGCGACTCATCAACCAGATTCTCGACCTGGCCAAGCTGGAGTCCAACACCCTGAAGATCAACTACGTGCAGGGCGATATCCTGCCTTTCCTGCGCTATATCACCGAGAGCCTGCACTCCTTCGCCAACGCCCAGAATGTGATGCTGCGGGTAAAGAGCGACGAGGCTTCCATCGTTATGGACTACGACCCGGAGCGCCTCCTGCAGATTGTATACAACCTGCTGTCGAATGCCATCAAGTTCACGCCCTCGGGCGGGCGGGTGGAACTGCGGGTGACGGTTATTACGGCGGACGGCGGACGGTGGACCGCGCCTTCCGCCGTGATAACCGTCGCCGATACCGGCGCCGGCATTTCCTCCGAAGATGTGCCCCACATTTTCGACCGCTTTTTCCAGGCCAGCAACCTGGAAAAGGCTAAAGCGGGCGGCACGGGCATTGGCCTGGCATTGACGAAAGAACTGGTGCAGGCCATGGGCGGAGAGATCATCGTGGAAAGTCAGGTGAGCAAGGGGACAACATTTGCGGTCAGGCTGCCGATCACCAACAACGCGCAGGCAAGCAGCCAGGCGGCCTGGAGCCGGCCGGCCGCTACAGAAATGCCCAAAGCGGCGCCTTCCGTTTTGCCCGGAAGAGCTTCCGCAAAGGAGGGCCGGCTATCCAACCATCCGACCCTCCAGCCCTCCAGCCATCCAACAATCCAACAATCCAACAATATTTTAATTATCGAAGACAACCCCGACGTTGTCGAATATCTCGCCGCCTGCCTCTCCTCTCCCTTGGGAGGAAGCCGGGAGGAGGCTTACACCCTCGACTTCGCCTACAACGGCAGAGCAGGCATCGAAAAGGCCCTGGAAACCGTGCCCGACCTCATCGTCTCCGACGTGATGATGCCCGAAAAAGACGGCTTCGAGGTGGTGGAAACGCTTAAGAACGACGAGCGCACCAGCCACATCCCCATCGTGTTGCTGACGGCGAAGGCCGATGTGGAGAGCCGCATCAAAGGCCTGCGCCGGGGCGCCGACGCCTACCTCGCCAAGCCCTTCCACGAGGAGGAATTGCTGGCGACGTTGAACAACCTTCTGGAATTGCGCAGGAAACTACAGGCGAAGTATGCCTCGGTTTCGGATATTAAATCCCAGGGACAGGATGCAGGGCCCTCCGCAGACGAGGAACTGCCATACGAGATGGAAGGCGCCTTCCTGCAAAAAGCCCGGGAAGTTATCCTCGAACACCTCTCTGACCCCCGGTTTTCGGTAGACAGCCTCTGCCGCTCGCTCGCCATGAGCCAGCCGCAGCTCCACCGCAAGCTGACGGCCCTGACCGGAAAGAACGCTACCCTGTTCATTCGCTCCGTCCGCCTGGCCAAAGCGAAAGAACTCCTGCGGGCCGGAACCATGACGGTAAGCGAGGTGGCTTACGCTGTGGGGTTCAACGACCCGAAGTATTTCAGCCGGGTGTTTGCGGAAGAATTTGGCGTTTCGCCAAGTAAGTATTGA
- a CDS encoding response regulator, translating into MEDYMGLDNFYEDLDGFIWFLSDQGMFRYDGAGLMPLKSDPIDLNSLSSNRIKDVIRDEQGVFWITTRNGGLNAYDPGAGKFTHYRHDANDSASLSTDNLFFLQKAPGGKLWIGSNVGMNIFDPNTGKNTRVLPRPGVAGELQGQPWSPVIVAQQRVYVLTTAGLEFFDQKERKWHYFPILDEKGDTVRIGISNSFSTPKSICMDRKGLLWLGMPNRPGLWVFNPKTSRLTDFGLRTAAGERIPVPGAILEDQSGRLWIAGQDDIWRIPANREALERCQAVDIEKQQPLNKITTLFQDRNGLIWTRAASEKTPFYFDPNQEMGQVLKLPRINNQPVTTNDIAFGPGGLIWLAAQSGVLRYNPLSGETRYMIEGAVCYNALFWDDTYLLVCSNEGLLILDTRAGLYWPARMGSATEEPIPETVCAAIDHDGALWFSTWGNGLYRLPRDSFNIRTGVATAFEQWKYDPSEPGGLPSNLLAGIAVDAGNKIWVCGAENGLNSVDKNTGKVQRFMYEQGNANGIASNYTSELQIDNNGDIWVSLGLKLIERFSPQSGHFKKYDPSDGLPNYNISQIAKDRAGKIWMNQTQVVSCIDPATGNVAIFPQAAATSLYHQAIAVHPVTNEVYFACQGEVRSFDPATFKNQRYEASPIRLSEVSHYDPAGNGGMLALPENQWKKTALSLSHLENTVEIEYALLDYRNPQSRAYMYSLARSGGQPRWIYAGSKNTVSFANLPPGSYVFSVKGRNSYGVWNEQPATLLITIRPPWWAAWWAYLLYGIAAISVLIAIRNYEIRRKLAATEALRLKELDEFKNRFFTNITHEFRTPLTVILGTSEQVETMVGDGLKNKIKLIRRNGENLLRLINQILDLAKLESKTLKINYVQGDVLPYLRYITESLHSFANAQNVMLRVESKEQEIIMDYDPERMLQVVYNLLSNAIKFTPSGGKVALGVTVNHGDFKYLILSVIDSGAGIPEADLPFIFERFRQANNLEKAKAGPTGASGTGIGLALTKELVNVMNGDISVESEEGKGTTFTVRLPVTNKAESLKSSELPQTVAETPARPRQAPASTLNAQPSSVNLLLIEDNPDVVEYLADCLRDRYALDFAYNGRAGIEKALEDIPDLIVSDVMMPEKDGFEVVETLKNDERTSHIPIVLLTAKADVESRIKGLRRGADAYLAKPFHREELLATLDNLLELRRKLQAKYVRDSGFGPVSVEPGKIRDSDAKASAGGGPATEMEDAFLQKARSIIHEHLSDAAFTVDDLSRSLAMSQRQLHRKLAALTGQNASRLIRSIRLAKARELLLAGEKNVSEVAYATGFDDPKYFSRVFAKAFGVPPSKI; encoded by the coding sequence ATGGAAGACTATATGGGATTGGACAATTTTTATGAAGATCTTGACGGGTTTATCTGGTTCCTTTCCGATCAGGGTATGTTTCGCTACGACGGCGCCGGGTTGATGCCCCTCAAGTCCGATCCCATTGACCTGAATTCGCTTTCCTCCAACCGGATTAAGGATGTGATCCGGGACGAACAGGGTGTTTTCTGGATCACGACCCGCAACGGCGGGCTGAACGCCTACGACCCAGGGGCAGGAAAGTTTACGCACTACCGCCACGACGCCAATGACAGCGCATCCCTCTCTACCGACAACCTGTTTTTCCTGCAAAAAGCCCCGGGCGGCAAGCTCTGGATAGGGAGCAACGTCGGGATGAATATTTTTGACCCGAATACGGGAAAGAATACCCGTGTATTGCCCCGCCCCGGCGTAGCCGGCGAGTTGCAGGGGCAGCCCTGGTCGCCTGTCATTGTGGCGCAGCAACGAGTATATGTCCTGACAACCGCCGGGTTGGAATTCTTTGACCAAAAAGAACGGAAATGGCATTATTTCCCCATACTGGACGAAAAGGGCGATACCGTCCGGATTGGCATCAGCAACTCTTTCTCGACGCCAAAAAGTATATGTATGGACCGGAAAGGCCTGCTTTGGCTGGGAATGCCAAACCGGCCAGGGCTCTGGGTGTTCAACCCCAAAACCTCCCGCCTGACTGATTTTGGCCTGCGCACTGCTGCGGGCGAACGGATACCTGTGCCGGGAGCTATTTTGGAAGACCAGTCGGGGCGGCTTTGGATTGCCGGACAGGACGACATCTGGCGAATACCGGCGAACCGTGAGGCGCTGGAACGATGTCAGGCGGTGGATATAGAAAAGCAACAACCACTGAATAAAATCACCACCCTTTTCCAAGACCGGAATGGATTGATCTGGACACGGGCCGCATCGGAAAAAACCCCCTTTTATTTCGACCCCAACCAGGAAATGGGCCAGGTACTGAAATTGCCAAGGATAAATAACCAGCCCGTTACAACCAATGATATAGCATTCGGCCCCGGCGGCCTTATTTGGCTGGCGGCCCAGTCGGGCGTACTGCGCTACAACCCTTTGTCGGGGGAAACCAGGTATATGATCGAAGGCGCCGTTTGCTATAACGCCCTTTTTTGGGATGATACTTATTTGTTGGTATGCAGCAATGAAGGGCTGCTCATTCTTGATACCAGGGCCGGATTGTACTGGCCGGCCCGGATGGGAAGCGCAACGGAAGAACCCATCCCGGAAACGGTGTGCGCCGCCATAGACCACGACGGCGCCCTGTGGTTTTCCACCTGGGGCAACGGGCTGTACCGCCTGCCCAGAGATTCATTCAATATCCGAACCGGTGTTGCCACGGCGTTTGAACAATGGAAATACGATCCGTCGGAACCAGGCGGCTTGCCCTCCAACCTGCTGGCCGGCATCGCCGTGGATGCCGGCAACAAGATCTGGGTTTGCGGGGCGGAAAACGGGTTGAATTCCGTTGACAAAAACACGGGCAAAGTTCAGCGCTTCATGTACGAGCAGGGCAACGCCAACGGCATTGCGAGCAACTACACCTCGGAACTGCAAATAGACAACAATGGAGATATATGGGTTTCGTTGGGATTGAAGTTGATTGAGCGTTTTTCTCCGCAAAGCGGGCATTTTAAAAAATACGATCCTTCGGACGGCCTGCCCAATTACAACATCTCGCAGATAGCAAAAGACCGTGCCGGCAAAATATGGATGAACCAAACGCAGGTGGTTTCCTGTATCGACCCCGCCACCGGGAATGTCGCCATCTTTCCACAGGCCGCCGCAACCTCCTTATACCATCAGGCAATTGCCGTACACCCTGTAACCAACGAGGTCTATTTTGCCTGTCAAGGCGAAGTGAGAAGTTTTGATCCGGCAACTTTCAAGAACCAACGCTATGAAGCTTCTCCCATTCGATTGTCGGAAGTGTCCCATTATGACCCGGCGGGAAATGGGGGCATGCTCGCACTGCCGGAAAACCAATGGAAAAAAACGGCGCTTTCTCTTTCCCACCTGGAAAACACCGTAGAGATCGAGTATGCACTGCTCGACTACCGCAATCCGCAGTCACGTGCATATATGTATTCCCTGGCCAGGAGCGGTGGCCAGCCCCGCTGGATTTATGCGGGCAGCAAAAACACCGTAAGCTTTGCCAATCTGCCCCCCGGAAGTTACGTGTTTTCGGTAAAAGGCAGGAACAGCTACGGCGTCTGGAACGAGCAGCCTGCCACCCTGCTCATCACCATCCGCCCGCCCTGGTGGGCGGCCTGGTGGGCGTATCTGCTCTACGGCATAGCAGCCATTTCTGTATTAATCGCCATCAGAAATTATGAAATTCGACGAAAGCTGGCCGCCACCGAGGCCCTTCGCCTGAAAGAGCTGGACGAATTCAAAAACCGCTTTTTCACCAACATCACCCATGAGTTCCGAACGCCGCTCACCGTGATCTTGGGCACTTCCGAACAGGTGGAAACGATGGTGGGCGATGGCCTGAAAAACAAGATCAAGCTCATCCGGCGCAACGGTGAAAACCTGCTCCGCCTCATCAACCAGATCCTCGACCTGGCAAAGCTGGAATCCAAAACCCTGAAGATCAATTATGTGCAGGGCGATGTTTTGCCCTACCTCCGCTACATCACCGAAAGCCTGCATTCCTTTGCCAACGCCCAGAACGTCATGCTCAGGGTGGAAAGCAAGGAACAGGAAATCATCATGGACTATGACCCCGAGCGGATGCTGCAAGTTGTGTACAACCTGCTGTCAAATGCCATCAAGTTTACGCCCTCCGGCGGAAAGGTGGCGCTGGGAGTTACGGTAAATCATGGTGATTTCAAATACCTCATCTTATCCGTCATCGACTCCGGCGCCGGCATCCCCGAAGCCGACCTGCCTTTCATCTTCGAGCGCTTCCGCCAGGCCAACAACCTGGAAAAAGCCAAAGCAGGCCCCACAGGGGCAAGCGGCACCGGCATCGGGTTGGCGCTGACCAAAGAACTGGTGAACGTCATGAACGGTGACATCAGCGTGGAGAGCGAGGAAGGCAAAGGCACAACCTTCACCGTGCGATTACCGGTAACGAACAAAGCGGAAAGCTTGAAATCCAGCGAATTACCCCAGACGGTAGCCGAAACACCCGCCAGGCCCCGGCAAGCCCCGGCCTCAACCCTCAACGCTCAACCTTCTTCCGTCAACCTCCTCCTCATCGAAGACAACCCCGACGTGGTTGAATACCTTGCCGATTGCCTCAGGGACCGTTATGCCCTTGACTTCGCCTACAACGGCCGGGCCGGCATCGAAAAGGCGTTGGAGGACATTCCCGACCTCATTGTGAGCGACGTGATGATGCCCGAAAAGGATGGCTTCGAGGTGGTGGAAACCCTCAAAAACGATGAACGCACCAGCCACATTCCCATCGTGCTGCTCACGGCCAAGGCCGATGTGGAGAGCCGCATCAAGGGCCTGCGCCGGGGCGCCGACGCCTACCTCGCCAAGCCCTTCCACCGGGAGGAATTGCTGGCGACCCTGGACAACTTGCTGGAACTGCGCCGGAAGCTGCAGGCGAAGTATGTTCGGGATTCGGGATTCGGGCCCGTCTCTGTGGAGCCGGGTAAAATTCGGGATTCGGATGCGAAGGCTTCAGCAGGTGGGGGCCCGGCAACCGAAATGGAAGACGCCTTCCTCCAAAAAGCCCGGAGCATCATCCACGAACATCTTTCCGACGCTGCCTTCACCGTGGATGACCTCAGCCGCAGCCTGGCCATGAGCCAACGGCAACTACACCGCAAACTGGCGGCCCTCACCGGCCAAAACGCCTCCAGGCTCATCCGGTCCATACGCCTGGCAAAGGCCCGGGAATTGTTGCTCGCCGGAGAGAAGAACGTCAGCGAAGTAGCCTACGCCACCGGCTTTGACGACCCCAAGTATTTCAGCCGGGTCTTTGCCAAAGCATTTGGCGTGCCGCCGAGTAAAATATAA